One Nocardia iowensis DNA window includes the following coding sequences:
- a CDS encoding SWIM zinc finger family protein, which produces MSPYIDYSEYGKRRPVRGGVEARSRRGGFGRTWWGKALIDLVEQMADGGRMSRGRTYARAGQVVSYRIEPGSVTAEVQGSQPRPFTAVFTVRPLRAEEIELLIETIRDAPGMLAEIASGALPTALGPLLLPTTAADLDFTCSCPDPGWPCKHVAAVCYLLAERLDERPREILALRGLDLDTLIGGIERDPRATDSGDPYGNEAELPNLPKVEFHPAPEDLDPLLLRKAMRMTSAEESIAATGLREFTALYRMFDG; this is translated from the coding sequence GTGAGTCCCTACATCGACTACAGCGAGTACGGCAAACGCCGCCCGGTGCGCGGTGGCGTCGAGGCGCGCAGTCGGCGTGGGGGTTTCGGGCGTACCTGGTGGGGTAAGGCGTTGATCGACCTGGTCGAGCAGATGGCCGATGGAGGGCGCATGTCGCGCGGCCGCACCTACGCCCGGGCCGGGCAGGTGGTCAGCTACCGGATCGAGCCGGGCTCGGTGACCGCGGAAGTGCAGGGCAGTCAACCTCGCCCGTTCACCGCGGTGTTCACGGTCCGGCCGCTGCGTGCGGAAGAAATCGAACTGCTCATCGAGACGATCCGCGACGCGCCGGGCATGCTCGCCGAGATCGCTTCCGGCGCACTGCCGACCGCCCTCGGGCCACTGCTGCTGCCGACCACCGCGGCCGATCTGGATTTCACCTGCAGCTGCCCCGACCCTGGTTGGCCGTGCAAGCATGTGGCCGCGGTCTGCTACCTGCTCGCCGAACGGCTCGACGAGCGCCCCCGCGAGATTCTCGCGCTGCGCGGACTCGACTTGGACACCCTCATCGGCGGCATCGAACGTGACCCGCGCGCAACGGATTCCGGCGATCCGTACGGCAACGAAGCCGAGCTGCCGAACCTGCCGAAGGTCGAATTCCATCCTGCCCCCGAGGATCTGGATCCGCTGCTGTTGCGCAAGGCGATGCGGATGACCTCGGCCGAGGAGTCGATCGCCGCGACCGGGCTGCGCGAATTCACCGCGCTGTATCGCATGTTCGACGGCTGA
- a CDS encoding LIC_13387 family protein — MTAMTPSSTIRSARWATPVHLTGSALLGFIGLAHLLGLHVFNGNDSPAEEVVNELSAQVSTSMFDGSRQVTVFGLNTGYSVGMGLLALLFGLLAIVAVRAAPQLIARWSLFNAICLAAAGGMFWIACLYFPELAIVASGLATLCFAAVLVAGNRRTA, encoded by the coding sequence ATGACCGCGATGACACCCTCGTCCACCATCCGCTCCGCCCGCTGGGCCACCCCGGTCCACCTCACCGGGTCGGCGCTGCTCGGCTTCATCGGCCTGGCGCACCTGCTGGGCTTGCACGTCTTCAACGGCAACGACTCCCCCGCCGAAGAGGTCGTCAACGAGTTGTCGGCACAGGTATCCACATCGATGTTCGACGGCAGTAGGCAGGTGACCGTCTTCGGCCTGAACACCGGCTACAGCGTCGGAATGGGCCTGTTGGCTCTGCTTTTCGGCCTGCTGGCGATCGTCGCGGTGCGTGCCGCGCCCCAGCTGATCGCCCGGTGGTCGCTGTTCAACGCGATCTGCCTGGCAGCGGCGGGCGGGATGTTCTGGATCGCCTGCCTGTATTTCCCCGAGCTGGCCATCGTGGCGTCCGGACTTGCCACGCTGTGCTTCGCGGCGGTACTGGTGGCCGGTAACCGGCGGACGGCCTGA
- a CDS encoding helical backbone metal receptor has translation MTGGDDLGTVVALTEPPRRVVSLVPSLTEAVAATCPERLLAATEWCTHPKDLAVERVRGTKNPDVRRIIELAPDLVLCNKEENRRIDVDRLRNAGIPVWVTRIETVDEALASLARLCTVALRTGIPPWLTAAESVWAPPPPTPPRNAVIPIWRNPWMVVGRNTFTGDLAGRLGLRLVHADRPDRYPRLTQDELTAGIDLAVLPDEPYVFTRTDGPDAFPGTPVALVEGRSLTWYGPSLVTARETLTRQLAQAFLP, from the coding sequence ATGACCGGCGGCGACGATCTTGGCACCGTTGTCGCGCTCACCGAGCCGCCGCGCCGGGTGGTATCCCTGGTGCCCTCGTTGACCGAAGCGGTTGCCGCGACCTGCCCGGAACGTCTGCTGGCCGCGACCGAATGGTGTACGCATCCAAAAGATCTCGCTGTCGAACGGGTGCGCGGCACGAAGAACCCGGATGTGCGCCGCATCATCGAGCTCGCACCCGACCTGGTGCTGTGCAACAAGGAGGAGAACCGGCGCATCGATGTCGATCGTCTCCGCAACGCCGGAATTCCGGTGTGGGTCACCAGAATCGAAACCGTGGACGAGGCACTCGCCTCGCTGGCTCGTCTCTGCACCGTCGCCCTCCGCACCGGCATTCCACCCTGGCTCACCGCGGCCGAATCCGTCTGGGCGCCACCGCCGCCGACACCACCGCGCAATGCGGTGATCCCCATCTGGCGCAATCCCTGGATGGTGGTCGGCCGCAACACCTTCACCGGCGACCTGGCGGGGCGCCTCGGTCTGCGCCTCGTGCATGCCGACCGCCCGGACCGTTATCCCCGTCTCACCCAGGACGAACTGACCGCCGGAATCGACCTCGCCGTCCTGCCGGACGAGCCGTACGTCTTCACCAGAACCGATGGCCCCGATGCCTTTCCGGGAACGCCGGTCGCCCTGGTGGAAGGCCGCAGCCTCACCTGGTACGGCCCGTCCTTGGTCACCGCCCGGGAAACCCTCACCCGGCAACTCGCTCAGGCTTTTCTCCCGTGA